From a region of the Acanthochromis polyacanthus isolate Apoly-LR-REF ecotype Palm Island chromosome 3, KAUST_Apoly_ChrSc, whole genome shotgun sequence genome:
- the LOC110950470 gene encoding neuronal pentraxin-1-like — MEGFSWKLFLLSCLAAAQSSAQDFGQTQFICTSVPKDMDLCTATMQNSGPAEDLKTTIIQLRETVLQQKETIVNQKETIRELTSKLSRCESQSLPAAAGPGGRRPGGKNTMGDVSRGTTDTLAQLGQTLQTLKQRLENLEQYSRGNNTVQANSLKDLLQNKIDDMEKQVLSRVNTIEESKPGSRNDTEQRNRVESTLTSLHHRITDLEKGKDTRPTDKFQLTFPLRTNYMYAKAKRTLPEMYSFSVCLWIKSNASPGVGTPFSYAVPGQSNELVLIEWSNNPMEILINDKVAKLPFLINDGKWHHLCITWTTRDGMWEAFQDGVMRGSGENLAPYHPIKPEGVLVLGQEQDTLGGGFDATQAFVGELANLNIWNRKLSIAEIYNLATCNSKAPAGNVFSWTESSIEIFGGATKWTFEPCRSLN, encoded by the exons ATGGAGGGATTCTCGTGGAAACTTTTTCTACTTTCTTGCCTGGCGGCGGCGCAGAGCTCAGCGCAAGACTTCGGACAGACGCAGTTTATTTGCACGTCGGTGCCCAAGGATATGGACCTTTGCACGGCCACCATGCAGAACAGCGGGCCGGCGGAAGACCTAAAGACCACCATCATCCAGCTGCGGGAGACGGTGCTGCAGCAGAAGGAGACCATCGTGAACCAGAAGGAGACAATCAGGGAACTAACGTCCAAGTTGAGCCGCTGCGAGAGTCAGAGTCTCCCGGCGGCGGCGGGACCCGGCGGGAGGCGACCAGGGGGGAAGAACACGATGGGGGATGTATCTCGGGGCACCACGGACACTCTGgctcagctgggacagactttACAGACGCTCAAACAGAgactggagaacctggag cagtACAGCAGAGGGAACAACACGGTGCAAGCCAACAGCCTCAAAGACCTGCTGCAGAACAAGATAGACGACATGGAGAAGCAAGTTCTGTCCCGCGTCAACACGATAGAGGAGAGCAAACCGGGATCCAGGAACGACACCGAGCAGCGGAACAGAGTGGAGTCCACGCTCACCTCTCTGCACCACCGGATCACAGATCTGGAGAAAG GCAAAGACACAAGGCCAACCGACAAGTTCCAGCTCACCTTCCCCCTGAGAACCAACTACATGTACGCCAAAGCCAAGAGGACCCTCCCTGAGATGTACTCCTTCAGCGTGTGCCTGTGGATCAAGTCCAACGCCTCTCCGGGGGTCGGGACGCCCTTTTCTTATGCTGTCCCGGGTCAGAGCAACGAGCTGGTGCTGATCGAGTGGAGCAACAACCCCATGGAGATCCTCATCAACGACAAG GTTGCAAAGCTGCCCTTCCTCATCAACGACGGGAAGTGGCATCACCTGTGCATCACGTGGACGACTCGTGACGGGATGTGGGAGGCCTTCCAGGACGGAGTGATGCGAGGCAGCGGGGAAAACCTGGCGCCCTACCATCCCATCAAACCGGAGGGAGTTCTGGTCCTCGGACAAGAGCAG GACACGCTGGGAGGAGGCTTCGACGCCACGCAAGCCTTCGTCGGTGAGCTGGCAAACCTAAATATCTGGAATAGGAAACTTTCTATCGCCGAGATCTACAACTTGGCCACCTGCAACAGCAAAGCGCCGGCTGGCAACGTCTTCTCCTGGACAGAGAGCAGCATCGAAATATTCGGCGGCGCCACCAAATGGACCTTCGAGCCTTGCCGTTCGCTCAACTGA